A genomic segment from Spongiibacter sp. IMCC21906 encodes:
- a CDS encoding cobalt-precorrin-5B (C(1))-methyltransferase: MSAPSLRPETTENNGTLRTGLTTGACATAASLAAARLLLQGQHTEAARIRLPRGEFRELLIADLQLTANAALAAVIKDAGDDPDATHGARLWVKLQLKAEPGVAFLAGQGVGTVTRKGLVLPVGEPAINPVPRQMIVAHLQQQAMDADYQGGFLVTVGIDNGERIALRTMNGRLGIVGGLSVLGTTGIVRPFSCSAYIASIHQSIDVANANKLQRIAACTGGTSEAYAQQRFNLCDAAIVEMGDLFGAVLKYLRRHPVPALILAAGFGKLTKFAAGHLDTHSRRCAIDFPWLAEQAMLLNGDEVLREQILQSNTSLQALNYCQQQGVPLAEHIALKAVQVARRYLPQSIALEVCAVDRQGKLLAYVGEACQ; encoded by the coding sequence ATGTCTGCCCCCAGCTTGCGCCCAGAAACAACAGAAAATAATGGCACACTACGAACGGGTTTAACCACTGGCGCCTGCGCAACGGCGGCGTCGTTGGCGGCTGCACGCTTGCTGCTTCAAGGCCAGCATACCGAGGCCGCGCGAATTCGCCTGCCCAGAGGTGAGTTTAGAGAGTTACTTATCGCTGACTTGCAGTTAACGGCTAATGCCGCACTGGCTGCGGTAATTAAAGATGCCGGTGACGATCCCGATGCGACGCATGGCGCCCGGCTGTGGGTAAAACTCCAGCTAAAAGCGGAACCCGGCGTGGCGTTCTTGGCTGGCCAAGGGGTGGGAACGGTCACCCGTAAAGGATTGGTATTGCCGGTAGGCGAGCCCGCGATAAACCCGGTGCCTCGACAGATGATAGTGGCGCATTTGCAGCAACAGGCGATGGACGCCGATTACCAAGGCGGATTTTTGGTGACGGTGGGTATCGACAACGGCGAGCGTATTGCGCTGCGAACCATGAATGGTCGCCTGGGCATCGTCGGTGGTTTGTCGGTGTTGGGGACCACGGGCATTGTTCGTCCTTTTTCCTGTTCGGCCTATATCGCCTCAATCCACCAGTCCATCGATGTTGCTAACGCAAATAAGCTGCAAAGAATTGCGGCTTGTACGGGCGGCACGAGCGAGGCTTACGCTCAGCAAAGATTTAATTTATGTGATGCCGCTATTGTGGAAATGGGCGACCTGTTTGGTGCCGTGCTCAAGTATCTGCGCCGTCACCCTGTACCCGCGCTTATCCTGGCGGCGGGCTTTGGCAAACTCACTAAATTCGCCGCCGGACATCTGGATACCCACAGCCGCCGGTGCGCGATTGATTTTCCGTGGCTGGCGGAGCAGGCCATGTTGCTGAACGGTGACGAGGTTCTCCGAGAACAAATTCTGCAATCCAATACCAGTTTGCAAGCCCTGAATTATTGCCAGCAACAGGGTGTGCCGTTGGCAGAGCATATCGCCTTGAAGGCTGTCCAGGTGGCGCGTCGCTATCTTCCCCAGTCTATTGCCTTAGAGGTGTGTGCTGTCGATCGGCAAGGCAAATTGCTTGCCTATGTCGGTGAGGCATGTCAGTGA
- a CDS encoding ABC transporter ATP-binding protein — MHSAAIEIQQLYKRYGDGEPVISGIDLRIPQGAFFGLLGRNGAGKSTLIGLISGLLNMQQGKIFVQGFDNQRQAMRARRCVGVVPQEVNFNSFEPVREIIESQAMYYGLSLKKSRQRSAELLDKVGLSHRADKKAWGLSGGMKRRLMLARALVHQPQVLILDEPSAGLDVEAKQQTWALLKDLNRDGTTILLTTHYLEEAESLCRDIAIIDEGKIIARDAPQQLLSGLQSRKLTLNLHREIAGPPVLNYGQLLAWRAMELEVDWPLKLPLAPLFEKLSEQGVEVASVQDGGKRLESRFLELLAADQQVAK; from the coding sequence ATGCATAGCGCGGCGATTGAAATCCAGCAGCTTTATAAGCGCTACGGTGATGGCGAGCCGGTGATCTCGGGTATTGATCTACGTATTCCCCAGGGGGCGTTTTTTGGTTTGTTGGGCCGAAACGGCGCAGGCAAAAGTACCTTGATCGGCTTGATAAGTGGCCTGCTCAATATGCAGCAGGGCAAAATTTTTGTGCAGGGCTTTGATAATCAGCGTCAGGCTATGCGAGCCAGACGCTGTGTTGGTGTGGTGCCCCAAGAGGTCAATTTTAATAGCTTTGAGCCGGTCCGGGAAATTATTGAAAGCCAGGCAATGTATTACGGATTGTCGCTGAAAAAATCACGCCAACGCAGCGCTGAATTGCTCGACAAGGTTGGACTCAGTCATCGCGCTGACAAAAAAGCATGGGGTTTATCCGGGGGCATGAAGCGTCGATTGATGCTCGCCAGGGCGCTGGTGCATCAACCCCAAGTGTTAATTCTGGACGAGCCCAGCGCGGGCTTAGATGTGGAAGCCAAGCAACAAACCTGGGCATTACTTAAAGATTTGAATCGTGACGGCACCACCATTTTGCTAACCACGCATTACCTGGAAGAAGCAGAATCGCTGTGTCGGGATATCGCCATTATTGACGAGGGAAAAATCATCGCCAGAGATGCGCCGCAACAATTGTTATCAGGCCTGCAATCTCGAAAGTTAACGCTCAATTTACACCGCGAAATTGCCGGGCCTCCGGTGTTGAACTATGGCCAGTTGTTGGCATGGCGAGCAATGGAGCTGGAAGTAGATTGGCCTTTGAAACTACCGCTAGCGCCGCTGTTTGAAAAGCTATCCGAGCAGGGGGTGGAGGTAGCCAGTGTGCAAGATGGTGGTAAGCGTTTGGAGTCTCGGTTTTTAGAGTTGTTGGCCGCAGATCAGCAGGTGGCGAAATGA
- a CDS encoding ABC transporter permease, with amino-acid sequence MSMASVYWYAYQGLLIKQLRRFLRSWVQSLLPSLVTAGLFLLIFGHLMGKDLPARDGVAYVEFLMPGLIMFAVISNAYSNCTLAFYGARLQRHIEEMLIAPMPAWIIVAGFVSAGVIRGLLAGSLVALMAMPFTSLQLHHAGFAVGVAVMSALLFSLAGVINGVYARSFDDTSLISTFILTPLIYLGGVFYPVESLAAPWADISMINPMLYVVDGFRYGLLGIPGHGGTITFVVLTLLTLLMAGLAWFLIDRGVRIKS; translated from the coding sequence ATGAGTATGGCAAGTGTGTATTGGTATGCATATCAAGGTCTTTTAATAAAACAGCTTAGGCGCTTTCTGCGGAGCTGGGTGCAAAGCCTGCTGCCGTCGCTGGTGACGGCGGGATTGTTCTTGCTGATATTCGGGCATTTGATGGGCAAGGACTTGCCCGCCAGAGACGGCGTCGCCTATGTCGAATTTTTAATGCCGGGGTTGATCATGTTTGCAGTGATTAGTAATGCCTACAGTAATTGCACCTTGGCTTTTTATGGCGCGCGCTTGCAGCGACATATCGAAGAAATGCTCATTGCTCCCATGCCAGCTTGGATCATTGTGGCAGGCTTTGTCAGTGCGGGGGTAATACGCGGTTTACTTGCCGGCAGTTTAGTGGCGCTAATGGCAATGCCCTTTACCTCTTTACAGCTACATCATGCAGGGTTTGCTGTCGGGGTGGCAGTCATGAGTGCGCTGTTATTTTCATTGGCCGGGGTGATCAACGGCGTCTACGCCCGCAGTTTTGATGATACCTCGTTGATTAGTACCTTCATCCTCACACCCTTAATTTATTTGGGCGGCGTTTTTTATCCGGTGGAATCCTTAGCTGCTCCCTGGGCAGATATTTCTATGATCAATCCCATGCTCTACGTTGTGGATGGTTTTCGTTATGGCTTATTAGGGATTCCGGGTCATGGCGGCACGATCACCTTTGTCGTGCTGACATTATTAACGCTGCTAATGGCAGGACTCGCTTGGTTTTTAATAGATCGTGGTGTGCGAATTAAATCGTAG
- a CDS encoding precorrin-8X methylmutase has product MKERHDYIRNGQEIYKASFATIRKEAELSRFPPDMESCAVRIIHASGMIDIAEDIDFSDSAGSLARMALAAGTPIFCDSEMLAHGITRARLPAENPVLCTLRDPRVPAMAAAINNTRSAAALGLWHEQLEGAIVAIGNAPTALFHLLNLIAKGGPKPAVVLGFPVGFIGAAESKLALSQTENLPFITVHGRRGGSAMAAAAINALATEREI; this is encoded by the coding sequence TTGAAAGAGCGACATGATTATATTCGTAATGGGCAAGAAATCTATAAGGCCTCATTCGCCACCATTCGCAAAGAGGCTGAGCTAAGCCGCTTTCCGCCGGATATGGAAAGCTGTGCGGTACGGATAATTCACGCATCAGGCATGATTGATATTGCAGAGGATATCGATTTTTCTGACAGTGCTGGCAGCTTGGCCAGAATGGCGCTGGCCGCAGGAACCCCGATATTTTGTGATAGCGAAATGCTGGCCCACGGTATTACCCGAGCGAGATTGCCAGCAGAGAATCCAGTGCTCTGCACCTTGCGGGACCCTCGGGTACCTGCGATGGCAGCGGCGATAAATAACACCCGCAGTGCCGCTGCATTGGGTTTGTGGCATGAGCAGTTAGAAGGCGCCATCGTGGCGATAGGCAATGCCCCTACGGCACTTTTTCATTTGTTAAATCTGATTGCCAAGGGCGGTCCAAAACCCGCTGTGGTGCTGGGTTTTCCAGTGGGTTTTATCGGTGCGGCAGAAAGTAAGTTGGCGCTGTCACAAACAGAAAATTTACCTTTTATTACTGTTCACGGTCGCCGTGGCGGCAGTGCAATGGCGGCTGCGGCTATTAACGCCTTGGC